From one Pseudomonas sp. B21-048 genomic stretch:
- a CDS encoding DNA-3-methyladenine glycosylase I, which produces MRDYKWLNEYCLNRFGSAAELEAHLPVPKTPAQLRKISDDRYLSTMALRVFRAGLKHSLVDAKWPAFEEVFFKFDPEKVVLMSAEHLERLMQDARIIRHLGKLKSVPRNAQFILDVAHEKGSFGALIAEWPVTDIVGLWTYLKKHGHQLGGLSAPRFLRMVGKDTFVPSYDVVAALSAQKIVDKAPTSLRDMATVQNAFNQWHEESGGRPMSQISMMLAYTVNH; this is translated from the coding sequence ATGCGCGACTACAAGTGGCTGAACGAATACTGCTTGAACCGCTTCGGTTCGGCGGCTGAACTGGAAGCCCATCTGCCCGTTCCCAAGACCCCGGCGCAATTGCGCAAGATCAGCGACGACCGCTACCTCTCGACCATGGCGCTGCGGGTGTTCCGCGCCGGGCTCAAGCACAGCCTGGTGGACGCCAAGTGGCCGGCGTTCGAAGAGGTGTTCTTCAAGTTCGACCCGGAAAAAGTCGTGCTGATGAGCGCCGAGCATCTGGAGCGCTTGATGCAGGACGCGCGAATCATCCGCCACCTGGGCAAGCTCAAGAGCGTGCCGCGCAATGCGCAGTTCATTCTGGACGTGGCCCATGAGAAGGGCAGTTTTGGCGCGTTGATCGCCGAATGGCCTGTGACCGACATCGTCGGGTTGTGGACCTACCTGAAAAAACACGGGCATCAGTTGGGCGGGTTATCGGCGCCGCGATTCTTGCGCATGGTCGGCAAGGACACCTTCGTGCCGAGCTACGACGTGGTGGCAGCGCTGAGTGCGCAGAAGATCGTCGACAAGGCTCCGACCAGCCTGCGGGACATGGCCACGGTGCAGAATGCGTTCAACCAGTGGCATGAAGAGAGCGGTGGGCGGCCGATGAGCCAGATTTCGATGATGCTGGCGTACACCGTGAATCACTGA
- a CDS encoding SprT family zinc-dependent metalloprotease — MPEQLNTRVEDCFQQAESFFKRPFKRPVVSLKLRGQKAGVAHLHENLLRFNPQLYRENTEDFLKQTVAHEVAHLIAHQLFGDRIQPHGEEWQLIMRGVYELPPNRCHTYDVKRRSVTRYIYKCPCADSDFPFSAQRHGLVRQGRRYLCRRCRSTLVFSGEMRVE, encoded by the coding sequence ATGCCCGAGCAACTCAATACCCGCGTCGAAGACTGTTTCCAACAAGCCGAATCCTTTTTCAAACGACCTTTCAAACGCCCCGTGGTGAGCCTCAAGCTGCGCGGGCAAAAAGCCGGTGTCGCGCATCTGCACGAGAACCTGCTGCGCTTCAATCCGCAGTTGTACCGGGAAAACACCGAAGACTTCCTCAAGCAGACCGTGGCGCATGAAGTCGCACACCTGATCGCCCATCAATTGTTCGGCGACCGCATCCAGCCCCATGGTGAAGAGTGGCAACTGATCATGCGCGGTGTTTACGAACTGCCGCCCAACCGCTGCCACACCTACGACGTCAAACGCCGCAGCGTGACCCGCTACATCTACAAATGCCCGTGCGCCGACAGCGATTTCCCGTTCTCGGCGCAGCGCCATGGTTTGGTGAGGCAGGGGCGGCGGTATTTGTGCCGGCGGTGCAGGAGCACATTGGTGTTTAGTGGGGAGATGCGGGTCGAATAA
- a CDS encoding Yip1 family protein, whose protein sequence is MIHHVVGLFTHPDQEWKEIRGDQEESISHMYLTHTLILAAIPAVSAFIGTTQVGWVIGSRAPVMLTMESALWMTIMSYLAMLGGVAVMGAFIHWMARTYDANPSMARCVAFATYTATPLFIGGLAALYPHMWLGMIVGTAAICYTVYLLYVGLPTFMNIPSDEGFLFSSSVLAVGLVVLVAIMAFTVIVWGLGVGPVYTN, encoded by the coding sequence ATGATCCATCACGTAGTGGGGCTCTTCACCCACCCTGACCAGGAATGGAAAGAAATCCGTGGCGACCAGGAGGAAAGCATCAGCCACATGTACCTCACGCATACCCTGATACTGGCGGCGATCCCCGCCGTGTCGGCGTTTATCGGCACCACGCAGGTCGGCTGGGTCATTGGTAGTCGGGCGCCAGTGATGCTGACCATGGAAAGTGCGCTGTGGATGACCATCATGTCGTACCTGGCGATGCTCGGCGGTGTCGCGGTGATGGGCGCGTTCATCCACTGGATGGCCCGCACTTATGACGCCAACCCGAGTATGGCGCGCTGTGTCGCGTTCGCCACGTACACCGCGACGCCACTGTTCATCGGTGGTCTGGCGGCGCTGTACCCGCATATGTGGCTGGGCATGATCGTCGGCACCGCGGCCATCTGTTACACGGTGTACCTGCTGTATGTGGGCCTGCCGACGTTCATGAACATTCCGTCGGACGAGGGATTTCTGTTTTCAAGCTCGGTGCTCGCCGTCGGACTGGTGGTGCTGGTGGCGATCATGGCGTTCACGGTGATTGTCTGGGGACTGGGCGTAGGACCGGTCTATACGAATTAG
- the ttcA gene encoding tRNA 2-thiocytidine(32) synthetase TtcA → MGTLTVNQNKLQKRLRRQAGEAVADFNMIEDGDKVMVCLSGGKDSYTLLDVLMHLQKVAPIKFEIVAVNMDQKQPGFPEHVLPAYLKELGIEYHIVEKDTYSVVKELIPEGKTTCSLCSRLRRGTLYTFADEIGATKMALGHHRDDIVETFFLNMFFNGSLKAMPPKLRADDGRNVVIRPLAYCNEKDIQAYSDFKQFPIIPCNLCGSQENLQRQVVKEMLQDWERKTPGRTESIFRSLQNVIPSQLADRNLFDFTNLRIDETAASRFVNVVNL, encoded by the coding sequence ATGGGCACTCTTACGGTCAACCAGAACAAACTGCAAAAGCGCCTTCGCCGCCAGGCCGGTGAGGCTGTCGCCGATTTCAACATGATTGAAGACGGCGACAAGGTCATGGTCTGCCTGTCCGGTGGCAAGGACAGCTACACCCTGCTCGACGTGCTGATGCATTTGCAGAAGGTCGCCCCGATCAAGTTCGAGATCGTGGCCGTGAACATGGACCAGAAGCAGCCAGGCTTTCCCGAGCACGTGCTGCCGGCTTACCTCAAAGAACTGGGCATCGAGTACCACATCGTCGAGAAAGACACCTATTCGGTGGTCAAGGAGCTGATCCCGGAAGGCAAGACCACCTGCTCGCTGTGCTCACGCCTGCGTCGCGGCACGCTCTACACCTTTGCCGATGAAATCGGCGCGACCAAAATGGCCCTCGGTCATCACCGCGACGACATCGTCGAGACGTTCTTCCTGAACATGTTCTTCAACGGTTCGCTCAAGGCCATGCCGCCGAAGCTGCGTGCCGACGACGGTCGCAACGTAGTGATCCGCCCGCTGGCTTACTGCAACGAAAAAGACATTCAGGCTTACTCGGACTTCAAGCAATTCCCGATCATTCCGTGCAACCTCTGCGGCTCCCAGGAAAACCTGCAACGCCAGGTGGTTAAAGAGATGCTGCAGGACTGGGAACGCAAGACCCCGGGTCGTACCGAAAGCATTTTCCGCAGCTTGCAGAACGTGATCCCGTCGCAACTGGCGGACCGTAACCTGTTTGACTTCACCAACCTGCGCATCGATGAGACCGCCGCATCGCGGTTCGTCAACGTAGTAAACCTCTGA